The DNA region GCGCCGCCAGATGATGGACGGCTCGGCCGGCGACGACGCGCGCCAGCAGATCCGCGCGCTCTACGACAGCGTCGGCGTCGATCCGCGCGAGGCGCGCGCCTGCACGATGCAGGCGGGCGGTGGGCAGGGTGGGCAGGGTGGGCAGGGTGGGCAGGGTGGGCAGGGCGGCGCCGCGGCGGGTGCTGCCGGCGCGGGCGCCGGCGGGCGTGGCGGCTTCGCGGGCATGGGCGGCGGTCGTGGGCGCGCGCAGCGCGGCCTCGTCTTCGTGAAGAAGGGCGAGACGTTCGAGCCGCGCGTCGTCACGCTCGGCCTGGGCAACTTCGACGTCACCGAGGTCGTCTCGGGGCTGCAGGACGGCGAGCAGGTCGCGCTCGTGTCGGCGGCGGTGCTGCAGCAGTCGCGCACCGAGTTCCAGGACCGCCTGCGCAGCCGCTCGGGCCTGCCGGGCATGGGCGGCGGCGCGGGCGGCGGTGCGCCGGCCGGTGGTGGTCGTCCCGGCGGCGGTGGCGGTGGCGGCGGCGCGCCCGGCGGTGGCGGTGGTGGCGGCGGCCGCGGAGGCGCGTGACATGGCGACGACGGTGAATGCGGCGGACGTGGCCAGCGCGATCGCGGCCCGCGACGCGCGCCGCGCGCAGCTGGCGGCCGCCCGCGGCGGCATGCCGGTGGGCGAGATCCTGCGCGTCTCGCTCGAGGCGCTGCGCGTCAACAAGATGCGCTCGCTGCTGACGATGCTCGGCATCATCATCGGCGTGTCGGCGGTGATCGCGATGCAGGCGCTCGGCAACGGCGCCAAGGAGGCGGTCAACGCCCGCATCGCGTCGCTCGGCACGACGCTGGTGACGATCAACCCCGGGCAGGTGTTCACCGGCGGCATCGCCTCCGCGACCGACCGCGCGCGCCTGCGCGTGGAGGACGCCGAGGCGCTCGCGGAGCAGGGGCGCGGCTTCGTGGCCGTGCAGCCCGAGATGGGCCGCCAGCTCCAGGTGCAGCATCAGAGCACGAACACCAGCGTCAACGTCATCGGCACGACGGCCAACTACCCCACCGTGCGCAAGTACACGATGGGCGTCGGCCGCATGTTCGACGAGGGCGAGGACATCGGGCGCAAGCGTGTCGCGGTGCTCGGCGCCACGACCGCGGCCAACCTCGGCTTCGTGACGCCGGACGCCGCGATCGGCCAGGAGATCCGCGTCGGCGGGACGCAGTTCGAGATCGTCGGCGTCTTCGCGCCCAAGGGCGGCGCGACGGGCTTCAACGATCCCGACGACCAGGTCGTGATCCCGCTCGGCACCGCGCGCTTCCGCGTCATCGGCAGCGACAACCTGCGCTCGATCAACATCCTCGCCCCGAGCGAGAGCGCGATCAACGCGACGATGGCCGAGGCGCAGCGCATCCTGCGCCGCGAGCACCGGCTGCCCACGGGCCGCCCGGACGACTTCCAGATCCGCAACCAGGCCGACTTCCTCAACACGGCGGCCGAGACGACGCAGGTCTTCACGTACCTGCTGCTGGGCGTCGCGACGGTGAGCCTGCTCGTCGGCGGCATCGGCATCATGAACATCATGCTCGTGTCGGTCACCGAGCGCACGCGCGAGGTCGGCGTGCGCAAGGCGCTCGGCGCGACGCGCGCGACGATCCTCTCGCAGTTCCTGATCGAGGCGATCGTGCTGTGCGTGCTCGGCGGGATCATCGGCATCCTGCTCGGCGTCGGCATGGCGACGACGCTGCGCGTGGCGCTCGGCTGGACGACGTCGGTGTCGACGCCGTCGATCGTGCTCGCGTTCACCTTCTCGGCCGCGGTCGGGCTGATCTTCGGCGTGTGGCCGGCGCGCCGCGCCGCGTCGCTCGATCCGATCATCGCGCTGCGCTACGAGTGAGCGAGCGCTGACCGCCGGCTCCGGCGGCGAACGCGGCGGCGTGTGCTCCGGCACACGCCGCCGCGTCGCGTTCTCGCCCACCCGCATTCGACGGCGTGGCCGACATGGGGCGCGGAAGTTGATGCATCGCCCCCTCCCCGCGGCGGCCCGATCCGCCGCGACGGTCGGCCGCACCGGCACTGCGCGGTGCGGCCGCGGCATCCATCCACGGAGGACGACGCGATGGCGAACCGGGACTACGGATCCGGCCGCGGCGACCAGGATCGCGAGCATCAGGGCGGCCAGGGCCAGTATCAGCGCGGCGACGACCGCGACCGCGACCGTGACCGCGGCGGCCAGGGTGGCTACGGCCAATCGCAGTACGGCCAGGCGAACTACGGACAATCGAACTACGGACAGTCGAACTACGGACAGTCGGGCTACGGGCAGTCGAGCTTCGGCCAACCGGGCCAGGGCCAGTCGCAGTACGGGCCGTCGCAGTACGGGCAGTCCGGTGGATCGCAGGGGTGGCAGTCGGGCGGGCAGCAGCAGTCGTCGCAGAACGCGCCGTGGAACGACCCGCAGGCGCACGGCCGCTTCGAGGCGGGCAACTACACGTCGCCCTCGCAGGGGCAGTCGGGCCGCCAGGACTACGGCGCGTCCAACTACGGCCAGTCGAGCTATGGCGGCTCGAGCTCCGGCCAGCAGGGCTACGGTCAGCAGGGCTACGGTCAGCAGGGCTATGGTCAGCAGGGCTACGGCGGCACGTCGGGCTACGGCCAGCAGTCGTACCGCAACCGCGGCCCCGAGAGCGACTACGGCTGGTCCGGCGGCGGGATGGGCGGCGGCACCGGCGGCTACTACGGCGGCACCGGCGGCATGAGCGGCGGCATGAGCGGCGGCATGAGCGGCGGCATGAGCGGCGGCGAGTCCGACCGTCAGTCGTTCTCGCGTCCGCGCGACCTCGGCGATCGCAACCCGAGCCAGGGCTTCACGGGCGGCTACGGCGGCGGGGTCGGCGACGATCGCTACCACTACGCGAGCGCGGGCGACCGCATCGGCCAGGGGCGCGGCATGGGCGACAGCGCGTACGCGCGCGGCACCGGCATGCAGCCCAGCCACGCCGGCCGCGGGCCGCGCAACTACCGCCGCAGCGACCAGCGCATCGAGGAGGAGGTGAACGAGGCGCTCACGCACCACCACGCCATCGACGCCAGCGACATCGACGTGCGCGTGGAGCAGGGCGTCGTGACGCTCACGGGCGAGGTCGAGGACCGCCGCAGCCGGCGGCTGGCCGAGGAGATCGTCGAGGAGATCCGCGGCGTCAGCGACGTGAAGAACGAGCTGCACGCGCGGCGCGGCCTCCTCAGCAGCCTGTTCGGCGACGACACCGACCGCACGCGCACCGATCGCGACGTGACGCCGAGCGCGCACCGCGACACGAGCATGTCGTCAGGGATGTCCGGCGCCTCGAGCACGGGCACGACGGGCGGAACGTCCGCGACGACGGGTGGCACGTCCGGGACGTCGGCGACGGCGAGCACCGGCGACGCCTCCAACACGTCGGCCACCAGCGGGTTGGGCGGCACGACCGGCGGTACGAGCGGCGGCACGACCGGGCGCTCCTCGCGGACCTGAGCATCGCATGACGTGCGGCGCATCCGCTGGATCGGATGCGCCGCACGCAGCGGGGCTTGCCCTCCCGTGCGCGCCGGGCAACTTCCCGCGCCGTGTCCCAGAGCACCCGCACCTTCGCCGCCCTCGCCGCGGGCCTCGTGATCGGCGCCTCCCTGCGCGCGCTCCTGCCGCCGGGGGCCGTCGACTCGCTGCTCGCGGTGGCCGAGCCGGTGGGGACGACGTGGGTCAACGCGATCCGCATGACCGTCGTCCCGCTGGTGGTGTCGCTGCTCATCGGCGCCATCGCCGCGGACGATGCGCGCGTCGTCGGCCGGCTGGGCGCGCGCGCCGCGATCGCGTTCGCGATCAGCCTCTCGCTCGGCGCCGCGCTGGTCGCGCTGGTCGCGCCGCCGCTGCTTGCGCTCATCCCCACGCCGCCGCCCGAGGCCCTCGCCGCGCTGCGCGCCGGCGCCGCGGCGCCCGCGGGCACGGCGGCGCCCGTCGGCCTGCGCGACTGGATCGTGGGGCTCGTCCCGACCAATCCCGTGCGCGCCGCGGCGGACGGCGCGCTGCTGCCGCTCGTCGTCTTCACGCTCGCCTTCGCCGCCGCCGCGACGCGCATCCCCGAGGCGTCGCGTCTCGCGCTCGTCGCCGTCTTCCGCGCGGTGGGCGACGCGCTCCTGGTGCTCGTGCGCTGGGTGCTGCTGCTCGCGCCGCTCGGCGTGTTCGCGCTCGCGCTGCCGCTGGGCGCGCGCGCCGGCGCGGCCGCCGCGGGCGCGCTCGCGGGCTACGTCGTGCTGACGATCGCGCTCTGCCTGGTGCTGATCGCGGCGATGTACGTGGCCGCCGTGACGATCGGCCGCGTGCCGCTGCGGCAGCTCGTGCGCGCGGCCTCGCCCGCGCAGGCGGTGGCGCTGGGCACGCGCTCGTCGCTCGCCGCGCTGCCGGCCGCGCTGCGCGGCGCGGAGACGCACCTCGGCCTGCCGCCGGCGTCGGTCGCGATGCTGCTGCCGCTCGCCGTCGCGACGTTCCGCATCTCGGTCACGGTCGCGATCACCGTCGGCACCTTCTTCCTCGCGCAGCTCGCGGGCGTCGACCTCACGCTCGCGCAGCGCGTCAGCGTCGCCGCCACCGCGGCGCTGCTCAGCCTCGGCGTGCCGGGCGTGCCGGGCGGCGTCTTCCTGGTGATGGCGCCCGTGCTGACCTCCGTCGGCGTGCCGGCCGAGGGCGTGGGGCTGCTGCTCGCGGTCGATCCGATCACGGACGCGTTCCGGACGCTGACGAACGTGACGGGGCATGTCGTCATCACTGCCATCGTCGGCAGAGCGGAGGACGGAACGGCGGAGAACGCGACAACGGAAGACGGAACGGCGCGATACAGAGAAGCGGACCCTTCGAGCTCGAAGCTGTCAGCCTGAGGATCCGCCCCACCGTTTCACGCAGTATCGTTTTCCGCCGTTCCGTCCTCCGCCTCTTCGTCCTCCGCCGTGCCCGCCTTCACCTACGTTCTTGCGCTGCTCTTCACCCCCGACCGCGGGCAGGTCGTGTTGATGCGCAAGACCCGCCCCGCCTGGCAGGCCGGCCGCGTCAACGCGCTCGGTGGCAAGCTGCTGCCCGCGGAGAGCGCGCTCGACGCCGCGCGGCGCGAGGTGCGCGAGGAGGCCGGCGTCGAAGTCGTCGAGTGGGAGGAGTTCCTCGTCTGGGACGATCCGCAGTACCGCATGCACGCGGTGCGCGCCTTCGACGCCGTGGCGCTCGACGCGCACACGGCGGAGGATCAGGAGGTCTTCCGCGCCGACTGCGCCGCGCTGCCGCCGGAGCTGATCGACAACCTGCGCTGGCTCGTGCCGCTCGCGCTCGACCGCGACGTCGCCGTGCCGGTGCGCGTGACGAGCCGCGACCCGGCCGGCTCGGGGCTCACGGAGCCGGTGCCGACGGCGGACTGAGTCCCAGCAGGAACTCGAGCGCCGCATCGCGACAGACGTCGGGCGCGTCGGCCCAGAGATCGTGCGTCGCGCCCTCCACGCGCACGCGGCGCACGTCGGGCAGCAGCGCCGCCAGCTGGTCGTCGACCAGCGCGTGCAGCCGCGTCGTGCGCGTGCCCGTGAGCATCAGCGTCGGGATGCGCAGCGCCGCCAGCGCGTCGCGCGACAGGGTGGGGAAGGGCTCGGGCGAGCGCACGTGCGCCTCCCAGTCGCGCGCGTTCTGCAGCACGCGCGCGCGGGCGCGGTCGGGCAGCCCGTCGAACGTACCGGCGCCGAGGAACCCGTCGATGATGCCGCGCATCGCGCGCGTGGGGTCGCCATCGCGGAACGCCGCGGCTGCGGGCGCGAAGACGTCCGACAGGAACGCGCGTCGCAGCGTCGCGCCCTCCTCCGTCGCGTCGGCCAGCGGCAGCACCGGCGGCTCGGCCAGCACGAGCGAGCGGAAGGCGTGCGGACGCTCCAGCGCGAGCGCGAGCGCCGCCACCCCGCCGATCGAGCCGGCAACGACATGGGCCGGCGCGAGGTCGAGCGCGTCCATCAACGCGCGCAGGTCGTCGGCGTCGGTGCGCGGCGTGTGCGCGTCGCCGGGCGGCGCGTTCAGGTGTGGGGCCGCGTGGCGGCGGCTGTACGCCACGACGCGGAAGTGCTCCGCGAACGGCGCGACCTGCTGCCGCCAGTAGCGGAGGTCCTTGCCGCCGCCGTGCACGAACACGAGCGGCTCGCCCGCGCCCGCCTCGACGTACGCCAGCGTCACGCCCGCCGGCAGGACGAGCCGCGACGTCGGGATCTCCGACGCGGTCATCGCGTCCTCACGCCGGGACGACCGCCGTCGCCTCGATCTCGACCAGCGCGCGCTCCTCCAGCAGTCCCGCGACGACGACCACGGACATCGCCGGATAGTGCGCCCCGATGGTCGCGCGGTACGCCGCGCCGATCGCGCGCCGCGCCGCGACGTACGCCGCGCGGTCGGTGACGTACCACGTCAGCCGCACGAGGTGCTCCGGCCCCGCGCCGCCCGCGCGCAGCACCGCGACGACGTTGCGCAGCGCCTGCGCCGTCTGCTCCGCGAAGTCGTCGGTGGCGAAGGTGCAGGTGACGGGATCCCAGCCGATCTGGCCGGAGATGGAGAGCACACGTCCCTCCGCCACGACGCCGTCGGCGTAGCCGTGCGGCCGCGGCCAGCCCTCGGGGCGGACGACGCGTCCCTCGACGCTCGACGCTGCACGCTCGACGCTCACTTCGCCCCCTCGCGTAGCCGGTATCGCTGCAGCTTCCCGGTCGCGGTTCTGGGAAGCGCATCCACGAAGACGATCCGCCGCGGATACTTGTACGGCGCGATCGTCGCCTTCACGAAGTCCTGCAGCGTCCTCACCATCGTCTCGTCGGCCGTCACGCCCGGCTTGCACACCACGAACGCCGTCACCAGCTGCCCGCGCTCCGCGTCCGGCAGCCCCACCACGCCGCACTCCTGCACCGCGTCGTGCAGCAGCAGCGCGCTCTCTACCTCGGGGCCCGAGATGTTGTAGCCCGACGAGACGATCATGTCGTCGGTGCGCGCCTGGTACCAGAACCAGCCGTCCGCGTCCTGCACGTACGAGTCGCCCGTGAGGTTCCAGCCGTGCTGCACGTAGGCGCGCTGGCGCTGCGGGTCGCCCAGGTAGCGGCACCCCGTCGGCCCGCGCACCGCCAGCCGTCCCACCGTGCCGCGCGGCACCTCCGCGCCGTGCGCGTCGATCACCTTCGCCTCGTAGCCCGGCACGACGCGGCCGGTGGAGCCGGGCCGGATGTCGTCGCCCGACGCGCTGATGAAGATGTGCAGCATCTCCGTCGCGCCGATGCCGTCGACGATCGCGATCCCCGTCGCCGCCTTCCACGCCTCGAACGTCGCCAGCGGCAGCGCCTCGCCCGCCGACACGCAGATGCGCAGGCTCGACACGTCGTGATCGCCCGCGGCCAGCAGCCCGGCGATCGCGCGGTACGCCGTCGGCGCGGTGAAGCTCACCGTCGCGCGGAACCGCTCGATCGCGTCCAGCAGGTTCGGTGGCGAGCCCTGCTCGAGCAGCACCGCGGACGCGCCGGCGCGCATCGGGAAGAGCACCAGCCCGCCCAGCCCGAAGGTGAAGGCGAGGGGCGGCGTGCCGCAGCACACGTCGTCGGGGCGCAGGCCGAGGAGGTGCGGCGGGAAGCAGTCGCACACCGCGAGCACGTCGCGGTGGAAGTGCATCGTCCCCTTGCCCTGGCCCGTCGTGCCCGACGTGAACGCGATCAGCGCCACGTCGTCGGCCGCCGTATCCACCGCGGCGAAGGTGTCCGGCCTGCCCGACATCAGCGCCTCCAGCGAGCCGGCACCGCCGTCGCCGCCGAAGGCCACCGTGCGCCCGTTCGCGCGCGGCGTGCCGTCGAGTCGCGTGCGCATCGCGGGCTCGCACTCCTCCAGGCAGCGCACGTCGCACAGCGCCAGCGCCACCTCCGCCTTGTCGGCCGTGTAGGCG from Roseisolibacter agri includes:
- a CDS encoding ABC transporter permease, translating into MVVVPAAVAVAAARPAVAVVAAAAEARDMATTVNAADVASAIAARDARRAQLAAARGGMPVGEILRVSLEALRVNKMRSLLTMLGIIIGVSAVIAMQALGNGAKEAVNARIASLGTTLVTINPGQVFTGGIASATDRARLRVEDAEALAEQGRGFVAVQPEMGRQLQVQHQSTNTSVNVIGTTANYPTVRKYTMGVGRMFDEGEDIGRKRVAVLGATTAANLGFVTPDAAIGQEIRVGGTQFEIVGVFAPKGGATGFNDPDDQVVIPLGTARFRVIGSDNLRSINILAPSESAINATMAEAQRILRREHRLPTGRPDDFQIRNQADFLNTAAETTQVFTYLLLGVATVSLLVGGIGIMNIMLVSVTERTREVGVRKALGATRATILSQFLIEAIVLCVLGGIIGILLGVGMATTLRVALGWTTSVSTPSIVLAFTFSAAVGLIFGVWPARRAASLDPIIALRYE
- a CDS encoding RidA family protein — its product is MSVERAASSVEGRVVRPEGWPRPHGYADGVVAEGRVLSISGQIGWDPVTCTFATDDFAEQTAQALRNVVAVLRAGGAGPEHLVRLTWYVTDRAAYVAARRAIGAAYRATIGAHYPAMSVVVVAGLLEERALVEIEATAVVPA
- a CDS encoding NUDIX hydrolase; the encoded protein is MPAFTYVLALLFTPDRGQVVLMRKTRPAWQAGRVNALGGKLLPAESALDAARREVREEAGVEVVEWEEFLVWDDPQYRMHAVRAFDAVALDAHTAEDQEVFRADCAALPPELIDNLRWLVPLALDRDVAVPVRVTSRDPAGSGLTEPVPTAD
- a CDS encoding dicarboxylate/amino acid:cation symporter; translated protein: MSQSTRTFAALAAGLVIGASLRALLPPGAVDSLLAVAEPVGTTWVNAIRMTVVPLVVSLLIGAIAADDARVVGRLGARAAIAFAISLSLGAALVALVAPPLLALIPTPPPEALAALRAGAAAPAGTAAPVGLRDWIVGLVPTNPVRAAADGALLPLVVFTLAFAAAATRIPEASRLALVAVFRAVGDALLVLVRWVLLLAPLGVFALALPLGARAGAAAAGALAGYVVLTIALCLVLIAAMYVAAVTIGRVPLRQLVRAASPAQAVALGTRSSLAALPAALRGAETHLGLPPASVAMLLPLAVATFRISVTVAITVGTFFLAQLAGVDLTLAQRVSVAATAALLSLGVPGVPGGVFLVMAPVLTSVGVPAEGVGLLLAVDPITDAFRTLTNVTGHVVITAIVGRAEDGTAENATTEDGTARYREADPSSSKLSA
- a CDS encoding BON domain-containing protein; amino-acid sequence: MANRDYGSGRGDQDREHQGGQGQYQRGDDRDRDRDRGGQGGYGQSQYGQANYGQSNYGQSNYGQSGYGQSSFGQPGQGQSQYGPSQYGQSGGSQGWQSGGQQQSSQNAPWNDPQAHGRFEAGNYTSPSQGQSGRQDYGASNYGQSSYGGSSSGQQGYGQQGYGQQGYGQQGYGGTSGYGQQSYRNRGPESDYGWSGGGMGGGTGGYYGGTGGMSGGMSGGMSGGMSGGESDRQSFSRPRDLGDRNPSQGFTGGYGGGVGDDRYHYASAGDRIGQGRGMGDSAYARGTGMQPSHAGRGPRNYRRSDQRIEEEVNEALTHHHAIDASDIDVRVEQGVVTLTGEVEDRRSRRLAEEIVEEIRGVSDVKNELHARRGLLSSLFGDDTDRTRTDRDVTPSAHRDTSMSSGMSGASSTGTTGGTSATTGGTSGTSATASTGDASNTSATSGLGGTTGGTSGGTTGRSSRT
- a CDS encoding alpha/beta fold hydrolase: MTASEIPTSRLVLPAGVTLAYVEAGAGEPLVFVHGGGKDLRYWRQQVAPFAEHFRVVAYSRRHAAPHLNAPPGDAHTPRTDADDLRALMDALDLAPAHVVAGSIGGVAALALALERPHAFRSLVLAEPPVLPLADATEEGATLRRAFLSDVFAPAAAAFRDGDPTRAMRGIIDGFLGAGTFDGLPDRARARVLQNARDWEAHVRSPEPFPTLSRDALAALRIPTLMLTGTRTTRLHALVDDQLAALLPDVRRVRVEGATHDLWADAPDVCRDAALEFLLGLSPPSAPAP
- a CDS encoding benzoate-CoA ligase family protein, whose product is MTQSAHVDTFCREHLPARALWPDLKYDGLPELAAYPPRLNCAVELLDRAIERGLGDRPAFHTHAETWSYARLQATANRIAHALVDDLGIIPGNRVLLRAPNTPLLVACWFAVLKAGGVVVCTMPLLRTREIAYTADKAEVALALCDVRCLEECEPAMRTRLDGTPRANGRTVAFGGDGGAGSLEALMSGRPDTFAAVDTAADDVALIAFTSGTTGQGKGTMHFHRDVLAVCDCFPPHLLGLRPDDVCCGTPPLAFTFGLGGLVLFPMRAGASAVLLEQGSPPNLLDAIERFRATVSFTAPTAYRAIAGLLAAGDHDVSSLRICVSAGEALPLATFEAWKAATGIAIVDGIGATEMLHIFISASGDDIRPGSTGRVVPGYEAKVIDAHGAEVPRGTVGRLAVRGPTGCRYLGDPQRQRAYVQHGWNLTGDSYVQDADGWFWYQARTDDMIVSSGYNISGPEVESALLLHDAVQECGVVGLPDAERGQLVTAFVVCKPGVTADETMVRTLQDFVKATIAPYKYPRRIVFVDALPRTATGKLQRYRLREGAK